TTATGTCTAATCTTCCGCTAGTTAAATTTGAACCTGAACTACCGCCAGAGATAACATCAAACTTTACTATGCCCGTGATTTTATTTACATTAGCTGGGTATACCTTTGAAAGCGTGAAACTGTCGCAAGAGAGTCTTAGCTTTGAAGCTGGTTTTGGTGCGAATAACTACGGTTCTGTTGTATCTATGCCACTCGGTGCGATAGTGCAAATTTTAATAGAAGATAGTCCAATACTCGTAAATTTTGCTATACACAAGTCAAAGCCGACACAAAAAAGTGAGGCACAAAAGTCAATGTCTGTCTTTATGTCAAATCCTAAAAATAGGGAACTTTTTAACAAAAAATAAATTTATACGGCTACTTTTAAGCATTTTTGGCTATAATTTAAATAAAAATTTAAAGCTAATTATGAAAGATCTACTTAAAAATTTAAACGACGCACAACGCGAAGCTGCTACGCATATCGACGGAGCGATGTTAATACTAGCAGGTGCTGGAAGTGGCAAGACAAAAACGATAACAACACGCCTAGCCTATCTCATAAGTGAAGTCGGTATCGATCCGGCAAATACTCTGACGCTTACATTTACAAACAAGGCGGCAAATGAAATGAGAAGTCGTGCATTAGCGATGCTACAAAATGCAGACAAGAGCTTCACGCCGTTGCTTTGCACGTTTCATAAATTTGGTCTACTATTTTTGAAATTTTACATTGATAAGCTCGGTCGTAAAAATAACTTTATAATCATCGATACTGACGATAAAAAACGTATTTTAAAGAGTTTTGAAAGTCCCCTACCTACATCGATACTAGCAAATGAAATATCAAACTATAAAAACTCACTTTTAAGCGTTGAAGAGATACATAAAAACGCTACACTCTTAGGAGATGATCGTGGCAAAGATGGCTTTTATCAAAAAGTCGCCGCTGTGTATGAAAAATACGAAGAATATCTACGTACAAACAACCTTGTTGATTTTGATGATCTGCTCGCACTTACGTATAAAATTTTAGATAAAAACGATGATCTAGCTCGTGAAATTTCAAATCGCTACAAATACATAATGGTAGATGAATATCAAGATACAAACGATCTTCAGTATAAGCTACTTCGAAAACTATGTCTAACGCACGAAAATATCTGCGTTGTTGGCGATGACGATCAAAGTATTTATGGTTGGCGTGGTGCAAAAATTGATAATATATTAAATTTTAAAGATCAGTTCAAAGATACAAAAATAATCCGCCTAGAACAAAACTACCGCTCAACAGAGGCAATATTAAAAGCAGCAAATGAGCTTATAGATCACAACCGAAATCGTCTTGGTAAAAAGCTAGTTAGTATCAAAGGTAGTGGCGATAGCGTGATGTTAATAGAGAGTTTTGATGAGAGCATAGAGGCTGGTAAAATCGCAAAAAGTATCAAAGAATTACTAAATAAGGGAGTCTTAGCACCTGATATAGCGATACTTTATCGCGTAAATGCTCTATCTCGCTCACTTGAAGATGGTCTAAATAAAGAGCATATACCTTATAAAATGGTAGGTGGTGTCAAATTTTATGAACGTACTGAGATAAAAGATATCATAAGCTACCTGCGTCTAGTAATAAATCAAAACGATGACTTCTCGCTAAAACGCATCATCAACCGCCCAAAACGTGGGCTTGGAAAGGTTAGCCTTGATAAATTAGAAAAAATGGCGTATGACGGCAAGATATCTATGTTTGATGCGATTTTAGCTATTGATGAAAATGACGAGGCGTTTAGTAAAAAAATCAAAGCTGCTCTTTTTGAATTTACAGACATCTTAAAAGAGCTTAGCAGAGCAGATGGTTTATATGAGCTTATCGATAAGCTTGAAAGTAAATTTGGTATCAAAAAATACTACGAAAGTCTCCCAGATGGTGGCGATCGTGCGGCAAATATTGATGAGTTTTACGCTATGCTAAAAGATCAAATCAAACAAAATCCGAGCTTTGAGCTAGAAGAATTTTTAAATGAGCTAGCTCTTACTAGTGAGCAAGACAATATAAGTGGCGAAGCTATCAGCATAATGAGCGTTCATGCGAGTAAAGGGCTTGAGTTTGAATACCTTTTTGTCATCGGTCTTGAAGAGGGATTTTTCCCACTTATCGGTGATGGAAGCGATATCGAAGAGGAAAGACGCTTGGCATATGTAGCTATCACACGAGCTAAAAAGGCTCTAACACTAAGCTTCGCAAACTCACGCTTTTACAAAGGACAACGCACAAAGCTAAACAAGAGTAGATTTTTAAGCGAAAGTGGCGTCACAGAAGGCTCACTAGTTATCGAAAAAAGCGATGAGTATAAAAAGGGTGATTTAGTAAAGCATAAAATTTTTGGTATTGGTCGTGTAACAGCTGTCAGCAAGATAAAAAAAGAGTTTAAGCTCACTATAAATTTTGCAGGTAACGTGCGAGAGATAATGTCAAGCTTCGTTGAAAAAGCCGTATGAACGCCATTTTTGTCGCTAATAAACCATCAGGGCTTAGCTCAAATCAGTTTTTAAGTAGACTAAAGCGAAAATATGGCGAAAATAAGGCCGGATATTCCGGCACACTTGATCCATTTGCTAGTGGTTGTTTAATAGTCGCATTTGGTAGCTATACTAAATTTTTTCAGTTTTTAGAAAAATCACCTAAAATTTATGAAGCAACAATGTGGCTAGGGGCAAAAAGCGAAAGTGGTGATAATGAAAATATAAGCAAAGTAACCTTACTAAAGCCCTTTGCAAACGAGAGCTTGGAGATAGTACGCAAAAGCTTACTTGGTATTGTAAGCTACACACCACCTAAATTTAGTGCTAAAAATATTGATGGCATAAGAGCGTATAAACTCGCACGAAATGGCTATGAATTTGAGCTAAAAACGCAAACTATGCAGGTGTTTAGTTGTGATATTACAAACTATTGTCATCCATTTTTAAGCTTTCGTATTAGTGTGAGCGAGGGCGGATATATACGTTCATACGCTAAACTTTTTGCACAAAAACTTGGGGTAGACGCAACGCTTAGTGCATTAAAAAGAGTAAGCGAAGGTGAATTTAAATTTGAAAACGAGAGATTTTTAGGAATTGACGAGGTATTAAAATTACCTGAAAATGAGTATTTGGGCGATATCAGCGACATAATGGACGGAAAAAAAATAGATACAACGAAGCTAAAAAACGATAAAAATGGTATATATTTACTAAAATATGATAAATTTATAACCATTATAAAAATAGAAAATAAGATGGTTAGCTACTGTCTAAATAAGGTTGAAAAATGTTAATCCTTTCAAGAAAAGAAAATGAAGAAATTTTATTAGGTGACGATATTAAAATAATAGTTGTCGGTATATCTAAAAGTGGTGTAAAACTTGGCATAGAGGCACCCAAAAATACAATGATACTTCGTAGTGAGCTTGCTTATGGTATCAAAAAAGAAAATACTCAAGCAAGCAAAGATATATCAAATGAAACTTTAGAAGAGTTAGCAAAAAAAATACAAAAATGAAAAGTTTTGGCAAGATAAATATTTTCTTAAAAGTTGTCGGCACACATGGTAATTATCACGAGATATTATCGAGATTTGTGCGATACGATGAGATATTTGATGAGATAAAATTTGAAAAATCAGATAAATTTAGCATAGAAAGTAATGTAAATATAGAAAACAATATCATTTTAAAAGCAGTTAATG
This window of the Campylobacter anatolicus genome carries:
- a CDS encoding ATP-dependent helicase; its protein translation is MKDLLKNLNDAQREAATHIDGAMLILAGAGSGKTKTITTRLAYLISEVGIDPANTLTLTFTNKAANEMRSRALAMLQNADKSFTPLLCTFHKFGLLFLKFYIDKLGRKNNFIIIDTDDKKRILKSFESPLPTSILANEISNYKNSLLSVEEIHKNATLLGDDRGKDGFYQKVAAVYEKYEEYLRTNNLVDFDDLLALTYKILDKNDDLAREISNRYKYIMVDEYQDTNDLQYKLLRKLCLTHENICVVGDDDQSIYGWRGAKIDNILNFKDQFKDTKIIRLEQNYRSTEAILKAANELIDHNRNRLGKKLVSIKGSGDSVMLIESFDESIEAGKIAKSIKELLNKGVLAPDIAILYRVNALSRSLEDGLNKEHIPYKMVGGVKFYERTEIKDIISYLRLVINQNDDFSLKRIINRPKRGLGKVSLDKLEKMAYDGKISMFDAILAIDENDEAFSKKIKAALFEFTDILKELSRADGLYELIDKLESKFGIKKYYESLPDGGDRAANIDEFYAMLKDQIKQNPSFELEEFLNELALTSEQDNISGEAISIMSVHASKGLEFEYLFVIGLEEGFFPLIGDGSDIEEERRLAYVAITRAKKALTLSFANSRFYKGQRTKLNKSRFLSESGVTEGSLVIEKSDEYKKGDLVKHKIFGIGRVTAVSKIKKEFKLTINFAGNVREIMSSFVEKAV
- the truB gene encoding tRNA pseudouridine(55) synthase TruB, with amino-acid sequence MNAIFVANKPSGLSSNQFLSRLKRKYGENKAGYSGTLDPFASGCLIVAFGSYTKFFQFLEKSPKIYEATMWLGAKSESGDNENISKVTLLKPFANESLEIVRKSLLGIVSYTPPKFSAKNIDGIRAYKLARNGYEFELKTQTMQVFSCDITNYCHPFLSFRISVSEGGYIRSYAKLFAQKLGVDATLSALKRVSEGEFKFENERFLGIDEVLKLPENEYLGDISDIMDGKKIDTTKLKNDKNGIYLLKYDKFITIIKIENKMVSYCLNKVEKC
- the csrA gene encoding carbon storage regulator CsrA, giving the protein MLILSRKENEEILLGDDIKIIVVGISKSGVKLGIEAPKNTMILRSELAYGIKKENTQASKDISNETLEELAKKIQK